From the genome of Pelobates fuscus isolate aPelFus1 chromosome 6, aPelFus1.pri, whole genome shotgun sequence, one region includes:
- the GJD3 gene encoding gap junction delta-3 protein yields the protein MGEWGFLSSLLDAVQEHSPMVGRFWLVVMLIFRILILATVGSDMFEDEQEEFVCNTLQPGCRQVCYDRAFPISHYRFWVFHIVLLSAPAVLFVIYSMHQSAKMERDLEEEETARSGQQGNGPPKIRTENRGRHIRTFYIVNVVMRILAEVGFLVGQWLLYGFKVEPQYLCQRSPCTHTVDCFVSRPTEKTIFLQFYFVVGVISAVLSISELLHILLKRKCRSRGMEGPSPPPAYERDNWSNREHERTNHLLLQGQTKGDGKTNGPGGHRLSIPYPQDNTYKIKVAPSSAHSSKSSRMIVKADLTV from the coding sequence ATGGGGGAGTGGGGATTCCTGAGTTCACTcctggatgctgtccaggagcaTTCTCCCATGGTGGGCCGTTTTTGGCTTGTGGTCATGTTGATCTTCCGCATACTGATTTTAGCTACAGTGGGCAGCGACATGTTTGAAGATGAACAGGAGGAGTTTGTGTGCAACACTTTACAGCCGGGTTGCCGGCAAGTATGTTATGATCGAGCCTTCCCGATCTCGCACTACCGATTTTGGGTATTCCATATTGTTTTGCTATCTGCACCAGCTGTACTTTTTGTTATATATTCAATGCACCAAAGTGCCAAGATGGAGAGAGATTTAGAAGAAGAAGAGACAGCACGAAGTGGGCAACAAGGTAATGGCCCACCAAAAATTAGAACAGAGAATCGTGGTCGTCATATACGCACTTTTTACATAGTCAATGTGGTGATGAGGATTTTGGCAGAGGTGGGCTTTCTTGTGGGACAATGGCTTCTCTATGGTTTTAAGGTGGAGCCACAATACCTTTGTCAACGATCGCCCTGTACGCATACAGTGGACTGTTTTGTGTCCAGGCCTACTGAAAAGACTATTTTCCTGCAGTTCTACTTTGTGGTCGGGGTAATTTCTGCAGTTCTAAGTATATCAGAACTTCTGCACATCCTGTTGAAGAGAAAGTGCAGGTCCAGGGGAATGGAAGGACCCAGTCCTCCACCTGCTTATGAGAGAGACAATTGGTCAAACAGAGAACATGAGAGGACAAACCACCTCTTGCTGCAAGGTCAGACAAAAGGTGATGGGAAGACAAATGGACCTGGTGGACACAGGCTTTCCATCCCGTACCCTCAGGACAACACGTACAAAATAAAAGTAGCTCCTAGTTCAGCCCATAGCAGCAAATCATCTCGGATGATCGTCAAAGCAGACTTAACAGTGTAA